Proteins from one Ananas comosus cultivar F153 linkage group 5, ASM154086v1, whole genome shotgun sequence genomic window:
- the LOC109710591 gene encoding ent-kaurene oxidase 2-like isoform X2, translating to MVTKYSSTSSRKLSNALTLLTSNKSMVAMSDYGEFHKMVKRYIMTSVLGTNAQKQHRVHRDTMIDKIIEILHSVIKEDPHTAVNFREVFKNELFRLSLKEAIGKDVDSIYVEELGKEFSKKEMFEVLVVDPMMGAIDVDWRDFFPYLRWIPNKSLEMKIQRIVTRRMAVTRALIMEQKKRIAHGEEISCYLDHLLSENTLTEEQLITLIWEAIIEASDTTLITTEWAMYELTKNPECQLRLYSEIQEVCGSRQVMEEDLPQLPYLNAIFHETIRRHSPVPIVPPRYAHEETQLGGYDIPASTEIAINLYACNMNKKDWDRPEEWRPERFLNGKFESSDLLKTMAFGAGKRVCAGSLQAMLISCVSIGRLVQEFEWRPREGDADDVDTVLLTTHKLHPLHAYLTPRGKVNH from the exons ATGGTTACAAAATACTCTTCCACATCAAGTCGAAAGCTTTCAAATGCTTTGACATTGCTCACTTCCAACAAAAGTATGGTTGCTATGAGTGACTACGGTGAGTTCCACAAAATGGTGAAGCGCTATATAATGACAAGTGTACTGGGAACTAATGCTCAG AAGCAACACCGTGTTCACAGGGATACAATGATTGATAAAATCATAGAAATCCTGCATTCGGTGATAAAGGAAGATCCTCATACTGCAGTAAACTTCAGAGAGGTGTTCAAGAACGAGCTTTTTCGATTATCCTTAAAAGAG GCTATTGGTAAGGATGTGGACTCTATATATGTGGAGGAGCTTGGAAAAGAGTTTTCCAAGAAGGAAATGTTTGAGGTGCTGGTGGTTGATCCAATGATGGGTGCAATTGATGTCGATTGGAGAGATTTTTTTCCATATCTAAGATGGATTCCCAATAAGAGCTTAGAAATGAAAATCCAGAGAATAGTAACTCGCAGGATGGCAGTGACCAGGGCATTGATTATGGAGCAGAAGAAACGTATAGCTCATGGAGAG GAAATAAGCTGCTATCTGGACCATCTGCTGTCGGAGAACACACTGACAGAGGAGCAACTGATTACACTGATCTGGGAAGCAATAATTGAAGCCTCAGATACAACTTTAATCACAACCGAATGGGCCATGTATGAACTTACTAAAAATCCAGAGTGTCAG CTTCGCCTTTATAGCGAAATCCAAGAAGTATGTGGGTCTAGACAAGTCATGGAGGAAGATTTGCCACAACTACCGTATTTAAATGCCATTTTTCATGAAACAATTAGACGGCACTCTCCTGTTCCTATCGTTCCACCAAGATATGCCCATGAAGAGACTCAGCTAGGAGGCTATGATATTCCGGCCAGCACAGAG ATTGCCATCAATCTCTACGCATGCAACATGAACAAAAAGGACTGGGACAGACCTGAGGAGTGGAGGCCCGAGAGGTTTTTGAATGGCAAGTTCGAGTCCTCGGACTTGCTCAAGACAATGGCTTTCGGAGCGGGGAAGAGGGTTTGCGCGGGATCTCTGCAGGCGATGCTGATCTCATGTGTGTCCATTGGTCGACTCGTGCAGGAGTTCGAGTGGAGGCCGAGGGAAGGAGATGCGGATGATGTAGATACAGTCCTGCTTACCACCCACAAGCTCCATCCCTTGCATGCATACCTAACACCGAGAGGGAAAGTGAACCATTAA
- the LOC109711042 gene encoding histone deacetylase 2, giving the protein MAAAAASCSTPIPNDAETLRRNRILSSKLYFDVPLTKVPMIYSSSYNIAFLGIEKLHPFDSAKWGHICQFLIKEGVLDKARLVEPLEASKDDLLVVHPESYLRSLKNSLTVSIIVEVPPVALIPNFLVQQKVLYPFRKQVGGSILAAKLAVERGWAINLGGGFHHCSAEKGGGFCAYADISLCIHFAFVRLNISRVMIIDLDAHQGNGHETDFANDGRVYILDMYNAGIYPFDYEAKRYIDQKIELVSGTVTKDYLGQLDKALEVAKTKFNPELVVYNAGTDILDGDPLGRLKVSPEGVAIRDEKVFQFARERNIPLLMLTSGGYMKSSARVIADSIINLSKRNLIDLNAPISKK; this is encoded by the exons atggcggcggcggcggcatcttGTTCAACTCCTATACCTAACGACGCCGAAACCCTCCGCAGGAATCGGATTCTCTCGAGCAAGCTCTACTTCGACGTCCCCCTCACCAAG GTTCCAATGATCTACTCATCTTCTTACAACATAGCGTTCCTCGGGATCGAGAAGCT GCACCCATTTGATTCTGCAAAATGGGGTCATATATGCCAGTTTCTGATCAAAGAAGGTGTTCTAGACAAAGCTCGCCTGGTGGAACCATTGGAAGCTAGCAAGGATGATTTATTGGTG GTGCATCCGGAATCGTACTTAAGAAGCCTTAAGAACAGTTTGACGGTTTCCATTATTGTTGAG GTCCCTCCGGTAGCACTTATTCCGAATTTTCTGGTGCAGCAGAAAGTTCTTTATCCGTTCAGGAAACAG GTTGGGGGTTCCATTTTGGCTGCCAAACTTGCAGTAGAAAGAGGATGGGCCATCAATTTAGGTGGAGGCTTTCACCACTGTTCGGCTGAGAAAGGAGGTGGATTTTGTGCATATGCCGACATTTCTCTTTGTATCCACTTTGCATTTGTTCGTTTGAACATTTCAAG AGTAATGATCATTGATCTAGATGCACACCAAGGGAATGGTCATGAAACAGACTTTGCTAATGATG GAAGAGTTTATATTCTCGACATGTATAATGCTGGAATTTATCCTTTT GATTATGAGGCAAAGCGGTACATCGATCAAAAAATTGAGCTAGTG AGTGGGACCGTTACCAAGGATTATTTGGGGCAACTAGATAAAGCGCTGGAG GTtgcaaaaactaaatttaatccTGAGTTGGTTGTGTATAATGCCGGCACGGATATCTTAGACGGCGATCCCTTGGGCAGATTGAAG GTAAGCCCTGAAGGGGTGGCTATAAGAGATGAAAAGGTATTTCAATTTGCCAGGGAAAGGAATATCCCTCTTCTCATGCTCACATCAG GTGGTTACATGAAGTCGAGTGCTCGAGTTATAGCAGACTCAATAATCAACCTGTCAAAAAGAAACCTGATAGATTTGAATGCTCCAATAAGTAAAAAATGA
- the LOC109710590 gene encoding ent-kaurene oxidase 2-like isoform X2: MEGGVVLLLRSAQSGALVSAALGAALVAAAFVLGTLLAGRSRRRFNLPPAVPGLPFIGNLLQLKEKKPHQTFAKWADAYGAIYSIRTGASTLVVLNSAEVAKEAMVAKYSSISTRKLSNALTLLTSDKSMVAMSDYGEFHKMVKRYIMTSVLGTNAQKQYRGHRDAMIKNIVENFHSIIKDDPHAAVNFREVFKNGLFGLALKEALGKDVETVYVEELGKEISKKEIFDVLIVDPLMGAIEVDWRDFFPYLRWVPNRSMEMKIQRMVTRRRAVMRALIMEQKKRIARGEDRSCYLDFLLSENTLTEEQLMMLMWEVIIESADTTLITTEWAMFELAKNPRCQDQLYREIQGACGLEKVEEEHLPQLPYLNAVFHETLRRHSPAPVVPLRYAHEDTQLGGYDIPAGTQIAINLYACNMNVKDWERPDEWMPERFLTSKFEISDSHKTMAFGAGKRACAGSLQAMLISCVAIGRLVQEFEWRVREGDEDDVDTVHLTTHKLHPLHAYITPRQKTMH, from the exons ATGGAAGGGGGGGTTGTGTTGTTGCTGCGGAGCGCGCAAAGCGGAGCCCTCGTCTCTGCCGCTCTCGGCGCAGCCCTCGTCGCAGCCGCTTTCGTACTCGGGACGCTCCTCGCGGGGCGGAGTCGGCGCCGATTCAACCTCCCACCCG ctGTTCCTGGGCTTCCTTTTATTGGAAACTTGCTCCAATTGAAGGAAAAGAAGCCCCATCAGACATTTGCTAAATGGGCCGATGCTTACGGGGCCATATACTCCATTAGAACTGGAGCATCCACTTTGGTGGTGCTTAATTCGGCCGAAGTCGCGAAAGAG GCAATGGTCGCAAAATACTCGTCCATATCCACTCGAAAGCTTTCAAATGCATTGACTCTGCTCACTTCCGACAAAAGTATGGTCGCCATGAGCGACTATGGTGAGTTCCATAAAATGGTGAAGCGATACATAATGACAAGTGTTCTGGGAACTAATGCTCAG AAGCAATATCGTGGTCACAGGGATGCGATGATCAAAAATATAgttgaaaattttcattcaatCATAAAGGATGATCCTCATGCAGCTGTGAACTTCAGAGAGGTGTTCAAAAATGGACTTTTTGGACTGGCCTTGAAAGAA GCTCTTGGCAAGGATGTAGAGACTGTTTACGTGGAGGAGCTTGGGAAGGAGATTTCCAAGAAGGAAATATTTGATGTGCTAATAGTTGATCCATTGATGGGTGCGATTGAGGTTGATTGGAGGGACTTCTTCCCCTATTTGAGATGGGTTCCTAATAGAAGCATGGAAATGAAAATCCAGAGAATGGTTACTCGCAGGAGAGCGGTGATGAGAGCCTTGATCATGGAGCAGAAGAAACGTATCGCACGTGGAGAG GATAGAAGCTGTTATCTGGATTTTCTGCTCTCTGAGAACACACTGACGGAGGAGCAACTGATGATGCTGATGTGGGAAGTGATAATTGAAAGCGCAGACACAACTTTAATCACAACTGAATGGGCTATGTTTGAACTTGCTAAGAATCCAAGGTGTCAG GATCAACTTTATCGTGAAATTCAAGGAGCATGCGGGTTGGAAAAGGTTGAGGAGGAGCATTTGCCACAACTACCATACTTAAATGCTGTTTTCCATGAGACCTTGCGGCGGCACTCTCCTGCTCCCGTTGTTCCTTTGCGATATGCCCATGAAGATACTCAACTAGGAGGCTATGATATTCCAGCCGGGACACAG ATTGCGATCAACCTCTACGCGTGCAACATGAACGTAAAGGACTGGGAGAGACCCGACGAGTGGATGCCTGAGAGATTCCTCACTAGCAAGTTTGAGATCTCCGACTCGCACAAGACGATGGCTTTCGGAGCGGGAAAGAGGGCTTGTGCCGGATCTCTTCAGGCGATGCTGATATCCTGTGTAGCTATCGGCCGACTCGTGCAGGAATTCGAGTGGAGGGTgagagaaggagatgaagatgatGTAGATACTGTCCATCTCACCACCCACAAGCTCCACCCCTTGCATGCGTACATTACACCAAGACAGAAAACAATGCACTGA
- the LOC109710442 gene encoding V-type proton ATPase subunit B 2 yields the protein MGLIKIGGELEEGTLEIGMEYRTVSGVAGPLVILEKVKGPKYQEIVNIRLGDGTIRRGQVLEVDGEKAVVQVFEGTSGIDNKYTTVQFTGEVLKTPVSLDMLGRIFNGSGKPIDNGPSILPEAYLDISGSSINPSERTYPEEMIQTGISTIDVMNSIARGQKIPLFSAAGLPHNEIAAQICRQAGLVKRLEKSDNLLEDGGEDNFAIVFAAMGVNMETAQFFKRDFEENGSMERVTLFLNLANDPTIERIITPRIALTTAEYLAYECGKHVLVILTDMSSYADALREVSAAREEVPGRRGYPGYMYTDLATIYERAGRIEGRKGSITQIPILTMPNDDITHPTPDLTGYITEGQIYIDRQLYNRQIYPPINVLPSLSRLMKSAIGEGMTRRDHADVSNQLYANYAIGKDVQAMKAVVGEEALSSEDLLYLEFLDKFERKFVAQGAYDTRNVFQSLDLAWTLLRIFPRELLHRIPAKTLDQYYSRDAAAH from the exons ATGGGTTTGATCAAGATCGGTGGCGAGTTGGAGGAGGGAACTTTGGAGATTGGAATGG AATACAGGACCGTCTCTGGAGTTGCAGGGCCTCTGGTCATCTTGGAAAAAGTTAAG GGTCCGAAGTATCAGGAAATTGTAAATATACGACTGGGAGATGGCACAATTCGACGAGGTCAAGTCTTGGAAGTTGATGGAGAAAAAGCTGTCGTGCAG GTCTTTGAAGGAACTTCAGGAATAGACAACAAGTATACCACTGTTCAGTTCACGGGAGAG GTTCTGAAAACTCCTGTGTCACTTGATATGCTTGGGCGCATTTTCAATGGTTCTGGAAAACCTATTGATAATGGTCCTTCAATTTTGCCCGAGGCTTACTTGGATATTTCTG GAAGCTCTATCAATCCCAGTGAGAGGACTTATCCAGAAGAAATGATTCAGACAGGGATATCAACCATTGATGTCATGAACTCCATTGCTCGAGGGCAAAAGATTCCTCTCTTTTCTGCTGCTGGGCTTCCTCATAATGAAATAGCTGCCCAGATTTGTCGTCAGGCTGGCCTTGTGAAGCGTTTGGAGAAATCTGACAATCTCCTGGAG GATGGAGGAGAAGACAATTTTGCCATTGTGTTTGCTGCTATGGGTGTCAATATGGAGACAGCACAGTTCTTCAAACGTGATTTTGAAGAAAACGGTTCTATGGAGAGGGTCACCCTTTTCCTAAATCTG GCAAATGATCCCACCATTGAGCGCATTATCACCCCTCGTATTGCATTAACTACCGCTGAATATTTGGCTTATGAATGTGGGAAGCATGTTCTTGTCATTCTAACAGATATGAGCTCTTATGCTGATGCACTTCGTGAG GTTTCAGCAGCACGAGAAGAAGTGCCAGGTAGACGTGGTTATCCTGGTTATATGTACACTGATCTGGCAACCATATATGAACGAGCTGGGCGTATAGAAGGAAGAAAAGGCTCCATCACGCAGATACCCATTTTGACTATGCCTAATGACG ATATCACACATCCTACTCCCGATCTTACTGGCTACATTACCGAAGGTCAAATATATATCGATAGGCAGCTATACAATCGACAG ATATATCCACCTATCAATGTCCTGCCATCTCTATCTAGATTGATGAAG AGTGCTATTGGCGAGGGCATGACTCGCCGTGATCATGCGGATGTATCTAATCAG CTCTATGCCAATTATGCTATTGGAAAGGATGTTCAGGCTATGAAGGCTGTTGTAGGAGAGGAGGCTCTCTCGTCGGAGGATCTG CTCTACCTTGAATTCCTGGACAAGTTTGAGAGGAAATTTGTCGCGCAAGGTGCATACGACACTCGCAACGTCTTCCAGTCACTGGACCTTGCATGGACACTGCTCCGGATATTCCCCCGTGAGCTTCTCCACCGTATACCTGCGAAGACTCTAGACCAATACTACAGCAGAGATGCTGCTGCCCACTGA
- the LOC109710768 gene encoding uncharacterized protein LOC109710768, protein MANSRSPSPFFVVLFGFFLFLIYSMSDVHRNWTPQGSKRSSPKKLDHLILGDTPGQGLPNRLQCDGLKAMNKIDLSNENLNSSERVSFVTVFTVYNSDFTGTNEKLHDVVTVGNIAYSKVDRSMAILGTFIKFIQVSMPRSSVIILTDPASKFSINHQNAILLPIPGDYSRESLMVQRIRSYIAFLGKRLEENESLEGSIHFIFTDSDIAVVDDVGHIFQKYPNFHLALTFRNNKYQPINSGFIAVRGTLDGITKAKIFLQEVLDAYNTRYTKAYRMLGDQLSLVSVVKSHLPSAFQKFSRQKAFAGEVNGVIVQFLPCAVYNWTPPEGAGQFHGMPLDVQVVHFKGSRKRLMLESWNYFNSTSSRSNMLCLILRSGRTKYDF, encoded by the exons ATGGCGAACTCGAGAAGCCCTAGTCCCTTCTTCGTCGTTCTCTTcggcttcttcctcttcctcatctaCTCCA TGTCGGATGTGCATCGGAATTGGACCCCGCAAGGATCAAAGAGGAGTTCCCCGAAGAAATTGGATCATCTGATCCTCGGCGACACCCCGGGCCAGGGCCTACCCAACCGTCTCCAATGCGACG GCCTTAAAGCTATGAATAAGATCGATCTGTCAAATGAAAATCTTAATTCAAGTGAAAGAGTTTCCTTCGTCACTGTATTTACTGTTTATAATTCTGACTTTACCGGCACGAATGAAAAGTTACATGACGTGGTTACTGTTGGGAACATTGCATATAGTAAGGTAGATAGATCAATGGCGATTCTCGGCACTTTCATCAAGTTCATACAG GTGTCGATGCCAAGAAGCAGTGTTATCATATTGACTGATCCTGCTTCGAAATTTTCAATCAACCACCAGAATGCAATTTTATTGCCTATCCCAGGAGACTATTCACGGGAAAGTCTGATGGTGCAGAGAATCAGGTCGTACATT GCATTTCTTGGAAAAAGGCTTGAGGAGAATGAGAGCCTTGAGGGATCTATTCATTTCATATTCACTGATTCTGATATTGCAGTGGTTGATGACGTTGGACATATATTCCAGAAATATCCTAATTTCCATCTGGCTCTTACTTTCCGTAACAACAAATATCAACCTATTAATTCTGGATTCATTGCAGTGAGAGGCACTCTGGATGGAATCACCAA GGCAAAAATATTTCTACAGGAAGTCCTAGATGCATACAACACGAGATATACGAAGGCGTACCGCATGCTTGGAGATCAATTATCTCTTGTCTCGGTTGTTAAATCTCATCTCCCATCggcttttcaaaaattttcaagaCAAAAAGCCTTTGCAGGTGAAGTCAATGGTGTAATAGTGCAGTTTCTACCGTGTGCTGTTTATAATTGGACCCCGCCTGAGGGAGCTGGTCAGTTTCATGGAATGCCCTTGGATGTTCAG GTTGTTCATTTCAAGGGTTCAAGGAAACGGTTGATGCTAGAATCTTGGAACTACTTCAATTCGACCTCTAGCAGGTCTAATATGCTCTGCCTTATCCTAAGGAGTGGGAGGACGAAATACGACTTTTGA
- the LOC109710590 gene encoding ent-kaurene oxidase 2-like isoform X1, which produces MEGGVVLLLRSTQSGALVSAALGAALVAAAFVLGTLLAGRSRRRFNLPPAVPGLPFIGNLLQLKEKKPHQTFAKWADAYGAIYSIRTGASTLVVLNSAEVAKEAMVAKYSSISTRKLSNALTLLTSDKSMVAMSDYGEFHKMVKRYIMTSVLGTNAQKQYRGHRDAMIKNIVENFHSIIKDDPHAAVNFREVFKNGLFGLALKEALGKDVETVYVEELGKEISKKEIFDVLIVDPLMGAIEVDWRDFFPYLRWVPNRSMEMKIQRMVTRRRAVMRALIMEQKKRIARGEDRSCYLDFLLSENTLTEEQLMMLMWEVIIESADTTLITTEWAMFELAKNPRCQDQLYREIQGACGLEKVEEEHLPQLPYLNAVFHETLRRHSPAPVVPLRYAHEDTQLGGYDIPAGTQIAINLYACNMNVKDWERPDEWMPERFLTSKFEISDSHKTMAFGAGKRACAGSLQAMLISCVAIGRLVQEFEWRVREGDEDDVDTVHLTTHKLHPLHAYITPRQKTMH; this is translated from the exons ATGGAAGGGGGGGTTGTGTTGTTGCTGCGGAGCACGCAAAGCGGAGCCCTCGTCTCCGCCGCTCTCGGCGCAGCCCTCGTCGCAGCCGCTTTCGTACTCGGGACGCTCCTCGCGGGGCGGAGTCGGCGCCGATTCAACCTCCCACCCG ctGTTCCTGGGCTTCCTTTTATTGGAAACTTGCTCCAATTGAAGGAAAAGAAGCCCCATCAGACATTTGCTAAATGGGCCGATGCTTACGGGGCCATATACTCCATTAGAACTGGAGCATCCACTTTGGTGGTGCTTAATTCGGCCGAAGTCGCGAAAGAG GCAATGGTCGCAAAATACTCGTCCATATCCACTCGAAAGCTTTCAAATGCATTGACTCTGCTCACTTCCGACAAAAGTATGGTCGCCATGAGCGACTATGGTGAGTTCCATAAAATGGTGAAGCGATACATAATGACAAGTGTTCTGGGAACTAATGCTCAG AAGCAATATCGTGGTCACAGGGATGCGATGATCAAAAATATAgttgaaaattttcattcaatCATAAAGGATGATCCTCATGCAGCTGTGAACTTCAGAGAGGTGTTCAAAAATGGACTTTTTGGACTGGCCTTGAAAGAA GCTCTTGGCAAGGATGTAGAGACTGTTTACGTGGAGGAGCTTGGGAAGGAGATTTCCAAGAAGGAAATATTTGATGTGCTAATAGTTGATCCATTGATGGGTGCGATTGAGGTTGATTGGAGGGACTTCTTCCCCTATTTGAGATGGGTTCCTAATAGAAGCATGGAAATGAAAATCCAGAGAATGGTTACTCGCAGGAGAGCGGTGATGAGAGCCTTGATCATGGAGCAGAAGAAACGTATCGCACGTGGAGAG GATAGAAGCTGTTATCTGGATTTTCTGCTCTCTGAGAACACACTGACGGAGGAGCAACTGATGATGCTGATGTGGGAAGTGATAATTGAAAGCGCAGACACAACTTTAATCACAACTGAATGGGCTATGTTTGAACTTGCTAAGAATCCAAGGTGTCAG GATCAACTTTATCGTGAAATTCAAGGAGCATGCGGGTTGGAAAAGGTTGAGGAGGAGCATTTGCCACAACTACCATACTTAAATGCTGTTTTCCATGAGACCTTGCGGCGGCACTCTCCTGCTCCCGTTGTTCCTTTGCGATATGCCCATGAAGATACTCAACTAGGAGGCTATGATATTCCAGCCGGGACACAG ATTGCGATCAACCTCTACGCGTGCAACATGAACGTAAAGGACTGGGAGAGACCCGACGAGTGGATGCCTGAGAGATTCCTCACTAGCAAGTTTGAGATCTCCGACTCGCACAAGACGATGGCTTTCGGAGCGGGAAAGAGGGCTTGTGCCGGATCTCTTCAGGCGATGCTGATATCCTGTGTAGCTATCGGCCGACTCGTGCAGGAATTCGAGTGGAGGGTgagagaaggagatgaagatgatGTAGATACTGTCCATCTCACCACCCACAAGCTCCACCCCTTGCATGCGTACATTACACCAAGACAGAAAACAATGCACTGA
- the LOC109710591 gene encoding ent-kaurene oxidase 2-like isoform X1: MESILLLLPITPTGVVASVALGVVTVPFVVGKLREGHSRRLNPPPAVPGLPLIGNLHQLKEKKPHQTFANWAEIYGPIYTIKTGASNVVVLNSTDVAKEAMVTKYSSTSSRKLSNALTLLTSNKSMVAMSDYGEFHKMVKRYIMTSVLGTNAQKQHRVHRDTMIDKIIEILHSVIKEDPHTAVNFREVFKNELFRLSLKEAIGKDVDSIYVEELGKEFSKKEMFEVLVVDPMMGAIDVDWRDFFPYLRWIPNKSLEMKIQRIVTRRMAVTRALIMEQKKRIAHGEEISCYLDHLLSENTLTEEQLITLIWEAIIEASDTTLITTEWAMYELTKNPECQLRLYSEIQEVCGSRQVMEEDLPQLPYLNAIFHETIRRHSPVPIVPPRYAHEETQLGGYDIPASTEIAINLYACNMNKKDWDRPEEWRPERFLNGKFESSDLLKTMAFGAGKRVCAGSLQAMLISCVSIGRLVQEFEWRPREGDADDVDTVLLTTHKLHPLHAYLTPRGKVNH, translated from the exons atggAGAGCATACTTTTATTGCTACCGATCACCCCCACCGGGGTCGTCGCCTCCGTAGCTCTCGGCGTCGTAACGGTGCCCTTCGTAGTCGGGAAGCTTCGCGAAGGACACAGTCGGCGCTTAAACCCGCCCCCCG CTGTTCCTGGGTTGCCTTTGATTGGGAACTTGCATCAGCTTAAGGAAAAGAAGCCCCACCAAACGTTCGCCAATTGGGCAGAAATTTATGGGCCTATATACACTATTAAAACCGGAGCATCAAATGTGGTGGTTTTGAATTCAACTGACGTCGCCAAAGAG GCAATGGTTACAAAATACTCTTCCACATCAAGTCGAAAGCTTTCAAATGCTTTGACATTGCTCACTTCCAACAAAAGTATGGTTGCTATGAGTGACTACGGTGAGTTCCACAAAATGGTGAAGCGCTATATAATGACAAGTGTACTGGGAACTAATGCTCAG AAGCAACACCGTGTTCACAGGGATACAATGATTGATAAAATCATAGAAATCCTGCATTCGGTGATAAAGGAAGATCCTCATACTGCAGTAAACTTCAGAGAGGTGTTCAAGAACGAGCTTTTTCGATTATCCTTAAAAGAG GCTATTGGTAAGGATGTGGACTCTATATATGTGGAGGAGCTTGGAAAAGAGTTTTCCAAGAAGGAAATGTTTGAGGTGCTGGTGGTTGATCCAATGATGGGTGCAATTGATGTCGATTGGAGAGATTTTTTTCCATATCTAAGATGGATTCCCAATAAGAGCTTAGAAATGAAAATCCAGAGAATAGTAACTCGCAGGATGGCAGTGACCAGGGCATTGATTATGGAGCAGAAGAAACGTATAGCTCATGGAGAG GAAATAAGCTGCTATCTGGACCATCTGCTGTCGGAGAACACACTGACAGAGGAGCAACTGATTACACTGATCTGGGAAGCAATAATTGAAGCCTCAGATACAACTTTAATCACAACCGAATGGGCCATGTATGAACTTACTAAAAATCCAGAGTGTCAG CTTCGCCTTTATAGCGAAATCCAAGAAGTATGTGGGTCTAGACAAGTCATGGAGGAAGATTTGCCACAACTACCGTATTTAAATGCCATTTTTCATGAAACAATTAGACGGCACTCTCCTGTTCCTATCGTTCCACCAAGATATGCCCATGAAGAGACTCAGCTAGGAGGCTATGATATTCCGGCCAGCACAGAG ATTGCCATCAATCTCTACGCATGCAACATGAACAAAAAGGACTGGGACAGACCTGAGGAGTGGAGGCCCGAGAGGTTTTTGAATGGCAAGTTCGAGTCCTCGGACTTGCTCAAGACAATGGCTTTCGGAGCGGGGAAGAGGGTTTGCGCGGGATCTCTGCAGGCGATGCTGATCTCATGTGTGTCCATTGGTCGACTCGTGCAGGAGTTCGAGTGGAGGCCGAGGGAAGGAGATGCGGATGATGTAGATACAGTCCTGCTTACCACCCACAAGCTCCATCCCTTGCATGCATACCTAACACCGAGAGGGAAAGTGAACCATTAA
- the LOC109710218 gene encoding ent-kaurene oxidase-like 3 → MFNVILKQMIFQSCAYGYGLSLDFTMLKDFDYSGRKIAINLYACNMNKKDWDRPEEWRPERFLNGKFESSDLLKTMAFGAGKRVCAGSLQAMLISCVSIGRLVQEFEWRPREGDADDVDTVLLTTHKLHPLHAYLTPRGKVNH, encoded by the exons ATGTTTAATGTTATACTGAAGCAGATGATCTTTCAATCCTGCGCTTATGGCTATGGCTTATCTTTAGACTTCACTATGTTGAAAGATTTTGACTATTCTGGGAGGAAG ATTGCCATCAATCTCTACGCATGCAACATGAACAAAAAGGACTGGGACAGACCTGAGGAGTGGAGGCCCGAGAGGTTTTTGAATGGCAAGTTCGAGTCCTCGGACTTGCTCAAGACAATGGCTTTCGGAGCGGGGAAGAGGGTTTGCGCGGGATCTCTGCAGGCGATGCTGATCTCATGTGTGTCCATTGGTCGACTCGTGCAAGAGTTCGAGTGGAGGCCGAGGGAAGGAGATGCGGATGATGTAGATACAGTCCTGCTTACCACCCACAAGCTCCATCCCTTGCATGCATACCTAACACCGAGAGGGAAAGTGAACCATTAA